AGTCCCTGGTAAAGGATTTGCCACATTCTTTACATTTgaatggtttctctccagtatggattCTGCAATGAGCTTGAAGATACGATCTTTTGGTAAAAGACTTTATACATTCTTCACATTTGTAAGGTTTCAGTCTCCTATGTATTCTTTGGTGAGTCTGAAGTTGTGAGTCCTGAGAAAAGGACTTGCCACAGTCTTTACATTTATAAGATTTCTCTCCTGTATGGGTCTTGCGATGTCTTCGAAGAGATGAGCTAAAGGAATAGGACTTACCACAATCTGTACATATgaaaggtttctctccagtatggagtCTGTGGTGGGTTTCAAGAGCTGAGCCCTCAGCAAAACACTTGCCACATTCATTACATTTATAAGgtttctttctaccatgtattTCATAGTGAGTTTTAAGATAGGCACCCCAAGCAAAGGACTTGCCACACTCTTTACATTTGTAagatttctctccagtatgggttctgtGATGTTTTCGCAGACTTGAGCTGTTTGTAAAGGATTTGCCACAATCTGTACaattgtaaggtttctctccagtatgtattctgtGATGAGCTCGAAGGTTTGATCCTTTGgcgaaggacttcccacattctttacatttgtaaggtttctctccagtatggacTCTGTGGTGGTTCTGAAGATGTGTGCGCAGGGTAAAGGACTTGCCACAATCtgtacatttgtaaggtttctctccagtatgaattctctgGTGATCTTGAAGATTTGATCCTTTGGCAAATAACTTTCCACATTCtttacatttgtaaggtttctctccagtatggacTCTGTGGTGGTTCTGAAGATGTGTGCGCAGGGTAAAGGACCTTCCACAATCTGTACATTTgtaaggtttttctccagtatgcaCTCTGTAATGAACTTGAAGAGAAGAAGCATGAGTAAAGGACTTGCCACATTCTTTACATCTGtatggtttttctccagtatggatTCTATGATGAATTTGTAGATATGATCCTGTGCAAAAAGTCCTTTCACATACTTTACATTTGTAACGTTTCTCCTCAGTATGGTTTGTATAATGCTTTTTAAGGCCTGAGAACTGGGAAAAGGACTTTCCACATTCTGTAAATTTGCATGCTTTTTCTCCACTAGGAAGCATCTTAATCCTGAGGCCTGAAGATCTGGAGCATTTCCCagatttcttatatttttgaccAACAAAGAATCTTGAAGGCCCTGTAAAATTTGAAGGAGGGGTAAACTCTGGTCTGTATACTTCATATTTCTGAGGTTTTTCTCTAGTATGGATTGACTCATTTTGGACATTTAAATGGAAATTGAAGGAATTATTACTTTCAATAAACAGGCATGGTTTTCTTCTACTATCATTTATATTATCCTTCTCTATGTTAGATGATTCAACTGAGACTTTACTGTACTTATCACATTCGTGTCTGTAAAATTCTCCTGTAATCCTAGTTTCAGTACAAGGGCAATTTGATGACCCCTTTAAAATTTCATCCTGCTGCTTATTTTTGGATAAATTCTCTTGGCTTTGGTCCTGCTGGTGGAAAGGGGATAGTGTGCACTGACAAGAGACATCCATACATCTACCATTTTTGTAACAATTCTCCAGGAAACAATTACTTATTTGACCATCATTAAGAGTTACATGATGATTATACTTGGCCCATGAGTCATTACCTGTAAACTGGCATTCAAGCCTCGCTGGATTGATAGACGCATTCTTATGTTGATCTAAATGGCAGAACTTGTCACAAAGTAGATTTAATTGCTCAGGAAGTTGTAAAGAATTTGGAGTCAAACATTTTTCACACTGAAAACActgtatgtgtttttctgtatTATTAACTCTCTTTTCCTCACAAAGTGTTGAAGTAGTGCTTATTCCCATACTATATAAAAAATATCTCAAACATTCTGATCTATAACCACATATGTCACTTCCCAGTGTATTCACATTTCTCTGTAGAGTAAGGTAATGTTTCAAAAACTGATGTGAACATTTTCCTAGAAGAGGCTCCCACTGTGAATGTGAAAGTGACCCAGGGTGAGCCATGTCAGGAGAAGGTGAAGTTTCTCGATCTCCTCTGTTAGGAATGTCAGCAGTGAGTGTTGCATAAAGATCATAGCCATCAACATATAATTCATGCTCTTCATTGTCACCTGTACATTCCCAGAATTTCCTTACATGTAACTTTCTGAGGTTATTACTTTCAAATTGTCCTGATCCTTCTCTCTTGACAAATTCttgtttgttctctgttttgaACAGCTCCTTGTTATGAAAGCACCACAGggctagaagaaagaaaagcaaatcatTATCTCACTTTGAGACCTtacatgaaaataatataaaaacataataaaaatgggaaatcAGTACGGGAACTGTAGCAAGATGGTGCTACCCAAACTTCAGTTCTGCTGTCAGGAAACAAGTGTGCCAAACTTGAGGATTACAGGAGGATATCGTATGGAAACATGTAACTTGTAATAAATGGAAAGGCTGGCATTGATTTTGTAGTGTAAAAGACAAATTTTTGCTGTGCTTAAACATGTCTAATATAAACTATTCAGGGCCAGGTTCCCAAAGTTCAAATCAACACCAGCTAATTAGTCAGGTTGACCCATACTGCCGTCTTGCTTCCCTGGATCATTAATCTCCTGGCATTGGTAGTTGCAGAGGCATCTGTAACTTGAACCCAAAATGTAGAACTGGACCCTCAGAagataataaaaaatgttaaataaaagtaGAGGTTATGAATTTGGTTCCACCATCCAATGTCTCACAAAGGTAAATAAGAGTTAAACAGTATGGGTTCTTCTTAATCCTTGAGGCAAAGTATTTCCTACAAATACTAAGAGGTTTGTTAAGACTCAGAGGAGCAAAATACTCAGAACAACAGCTCTCCAACTTCATACAAATAactgtaaaattcattctttggttTCTGGAACAAAAAACCACTGATAGTGAAAACTACAAGTGCACAGGAAGCAATATAAAAAGAGCCCATGTAAAGGGGAATAAATTTTGGATAATTATTTTGCAATCTGGATGTGAACAACACATTGCTTGGACCCTTTAGGAAGGactgtaaaatgaaaaacatctTCTGCTGTACACATCTTGACACCACAGGCTGACTGGACCCTATGGCTGCTCAGGCTTCCCTGTGGTTGCTGGGTCAGGCATTTGGGGTTCACCCTCATGTGTGATCTGAGTAGAGACTGGCATAACCTGGGATCAGTGTAGCAGTAAGCAGGTCTGTGCCTAAACACCAGGGATAGGTGGCTCTCCTGCCTCACAGTCTGACACGACAcagcagaagagggagaaggacccAGTAATTTTGTAaggggtttataaagacaaaaatcacaagaCCACCACAAGATTACAATCTCAAAATACAGAATTACTTATCACAATTGTCTAAAGGTTAGGTAAAGCTTAGCTGTTATTCTCTAATAGGCTGTCATTGCCTAGGGCGGGTTGTTCACTCATAACAACTGTCCCGTGGTCATGTCCTCAGGATATCTGCTGACCCTTTGCTAACCACAGGGGCTGCTTGAAAACTTATCTGATTGGTCCCTTGTTACTCAACTGATAGGGGAAGTTAGGTGGTCAGCATCATGTCAGTAGTTTTGTGTGACCTGGATTTTTCCCATTAGCTAATACTTCCCTGCAAAGGGGGCTAGCAACCCCTGGCTTTTCTCACGGTTGGGGGTGAAGTTCAAAGTCCCACAAGGTCCCAGGATCAAAATGGAATCCGTTCTGGCCTCACAAAAGAAATCATAGATTGGATAATGATAAGAAGGACAACTTATTGGTACAGAGCCAAAACAAATCATTGAGCCAATTAAATAATTGCAGGCTGATTGTTTCACACTGACGGGAAGTAATGGCACATTTTTGCTCAGAATCTATAGATAACCATTATCAGCAAGGTCTTTCAAGACTTTTTGAAGATATGCCATGAATAACATATAAAATTATGTCTTAAAAAGTCTAGAGATTGTTCTTACAGATGGCTCTTCAAAAGGACAAGGAgcttgtattttatatataaattctaCATCTTccacaaaaaataagaaatccaCACCTGACTATACAGCTCAACAGTCTGAACATACTATAATCAATCAGCTTTTCTTAGATGTTTCTCAGTTATTGAATATTTTGACTCTGCACACTGTGTTCAAAGTATTTCTTTCCTAGAAACTTCAAGACTTACATCCACCCACACTAACAATGTTATTTCACAAttatttctctcctctttcaGGCATCTATAAGACAATGGTCTCAAGAGTTGTTTCATAACTTACATTCATACTTATTCTAAGTTTCCAAGTTTGTTAATACTTAATTCTCATCTAATACTCAAGCTGATGTACTGACCTATTTCTTGCCCTTAATACTTTCTTTTACAGTCTCTTAAAAATCTGACGAACTTCTTTACCTTCTTGTTTCTTCAAATTACTGCCCTCTACTGATGGAACTAATCATCAAGGTTTAAAATCTAACATACCATTTGGCAGATAGTACTCATATCTCAGAATTTGatgtttaaaatatgttcatgtaACAGTGCATACTTTTTCTAATATAATTGTTGCTTCTGTTCCTAGCAGTGTAACAACTTTGAAGCCATTAATAATTTAGTATGTAACTTTTCCTTTCTAGGACTCTTATTACAAGTAAAAATTTATAATCATCTTGTTTATACTAGCAAACACTTTAAACAATGTATGTGATATTAATAATGTTACTATAATCCTTCATATTCCACATAATCAAGCTATTATAGAACAACATGACACCATCAAATATTtaaacagcaaattttaaaaataaagggtaTACAGTCACCTAAATCAGCACATACTATGGTATATCCAACTATCTCaactttaaatgtttttactttaaaggttagttatttttctgttgccccAAAGTATTTGGCATTAAAAAAGATAGAGCTTAAAGTATATTAAAACtgtaaaactcaagaaactaatcaaaagaaagaataagatgtCCTGCTAACATTCAGGAGAGGTTATACTGCTTCTTTCCAGGAAATCAAAGTCCCAGTTCGTACCTACTCTGATGCATTCAACCAGGACTGCATCCTGGAAACCAGCAGACAAAGCACATGAAGACTGACAACAAGCATATCAAGAGGAGACAACCCAAGAGGAAGAAGATCTTGACTTGTGGTGACAAAAGGACACAATACTATGGACCCCCAAATATGATACTCAGTTTGTCAATACAGACtccaaatgctttttttttcttcttttggtcaCAGGGGATAAATGTTATTCCTGGAATAGACAGTAAGATGTTGTCTGTCATGGTAAGGATTGTTTAGATTgtttatatgctttttttttttttttttttttatgtttttcgagacagggtttctctgtggttttggagcctgtcctggaactagctcttgtagaccaggctggtctcgaactcacagagatccgcctgcctctgcctcccaagtgctgggattaaaggcgtgcgccaccaccgcccggctgtttttatGCTTTTTGATTATCGGTCCCAAGAGTGATTACTGGTATagtaataaaagtttaaaatatgacTGTATGATTAGAAAAAGTACTAAAATTACAACAGATATATCATTGGAAACTAATAAAACTGTGAGTAAAATGAGAATGGTAGGAAGATAAGGCCTACAAGGCCGAAAGATGAGCCAACCTGAGTGCCTAACAGCAGGCACTGTCAGAGACCCTGATCGTGCCTAGCCAATGAAGGGTGACTACAGGATGTCAGTGGACTGGTATGCAAACagggtgctgggaggaggaactACAAGGCTCTCCTCACTGCTGAATAAATGAGTCTGCTGTTTGCCTTTTACTTGACCCCTGGTCTCTATGTCATTGATAGGGTGCCTTCTCAATCTCACCCCCAAAGGAGTCTCTAAGACCCTGCAACATCTGGCACTTGAACAGGTTCTAGTTGTCTCCCTCTCACTTATGGCAATGGACAGCACCCCCAAGATGGTGTATTTCAGTCAGGAGCTCCATCAATATTGTGTGGTTTTTGGTAAAATGTTGAGAccccatttctttcctttgttgaTGTCTGTCATGTTTTTCTGCCAGTATGGTTAGGAAGACGCATTTTTTGTTTCAGTTCACAAAGCACCTCCACATAAGGGCTGACCCCCAAGGAGGTGGAGCAAAGGTTTGGCTGACAAACAACATCTCTCATGCAGAGATACCATTCTGGAAAACAGCCATGACCTAAAAACCAAGGAAGTCCCTGACTAAGCCTAAAACATGAAGGTCCGACAAAATTTTCCACCCCTGTTGACTGCCATCATCTCTCTGTTACTCACCTGCTGTCTCCCTCAAAACGGGTAACTTCTTAATCACCCTACCCACCCCCCTTCCATGACTGATCTCTCTTTGGCATCCAATGAGAAGACAGGAAGCTGAAGTCCTGCAAGAAAAAATGCTAAGGAGAGCACAACCACAGTTAGGACTGCAAAAGCCACTTCCCTGTCAGCTCCGTTCCAGCTGTGGGGAACAGCACTTCTCCTGAGGCACTCTTGGAGGGAAGTGCTTCAATGTCCACCTGCCCCTGATGATGAAAACTCCCTCACACTATGGCATGAGCCCTAGCCACTACAGTCCctgtgcccccaccaccaccccccagtCATCTCAGGCCTCAAAGGCCAGCAGAAGCCTTTCCAGTCAACCTGGGACGGAAAGCTATTAATCAGTCCTAGATTGCACCCCAACAGAAGGACTCTCCCTTATCCGGAAGGTGTCTAATGTCTCAGGTAGTGTAGTGGAGAGTAGACCTTGGCCCCACTAGGGAACTATTACTCAGACAATTGATTTGGGAAGGCCTTACTGTCCCCCCATGCAATGCAGTTGCAGCAGTCCTCAATAAGGATATTCGCAAGTGAGAACTGGCCACAAAAGATCTTGACCCCAGTAATGGACCCATCACTGTCCTCACCACTTCCCTAGATGTCTTCCTTGTGGACAGGCAGCATGCCTGTTGGACACACACTCAAGGGTCCACAAGTAGATAGATCTTGCTGGGGATGCGGCAAAGCAGGCCATCTGTGGTGTGATGGCCACTGAGCAAAACCTAAGATCCAGATGTAATAAGGGATTTTATTAGGAAAAGGATTGCAGATCATAGCCTGATGAAGCACCTGCCCCTTTAAACTCCAGGTAGGGCACTCCTTAGCCGCACCATTAAGAGGAAGCTCTGACAATCTAAAAATCAATTGCACACTGTCCGTTTTCTTCATGCTCCCCAATGCTGACCATCTATCTTGATGGACAAGCTGTTAGAGGCTTGGTGAACATGGGTACAGACATCACCATATCATGAGAAATGAAGGCACTTATCTTTCCCCATTGGAAATTTAGAGATGGCCCTCCAATTAGTGGAGTAGGAGgccaataagataaaaaaaacttACCACCCATTCAGTCCATTGGAAAGACCTTGATGGCAACAAGGGAGTCACTCACCCTCTCATTTCTATGGTACCAAGAAAACTCTGGAACAGAGACATCCTGGAGGATATGGGTGGTGTCCTAATTACTGCCAATAAGAGTTTTCTTTGATCACCTTCAGGCCCACAAAAAGACAGATTTGGCAAACTGTGATTCTATGCATGACTCACACCCCCAATTCTAAGGGCCACTGTCCCTTAGAAATCCACCACGATCGAACCTCCTTACCCCATTTCATTGACATGGCTCTCAAATCAAGACATCTGAGTAAACAGTGGCCTATAATTGAACCCAAGCTGTCAATCCTAAAGATATTAGTTACAGTTATGTGGCATGGCTAATTGGCTTAAACTTTCTGTCGAACGTAGCCCGCTGTACCTTCTACAATTGGTGCTCCAaagtgatggactaaatccacttaaaaatctgagagggctttaaaaaaaggagagagagtatAACACAgcttttttgctgtttgctaggacATGCCGTACagagatttcctgtttcagcaatagcagcagaaaaaaagttgtgtcattttaaaatgtggcttcctggggctgtgccgccagtgcaaactctgactttaaagcatttcaatggcttttatgggactggatgtttgtgttcccgcTAGAGATCAgaaagaaagtactctgagaccatgccaaTGGCTCAGCGCTCCCCGCCTGCACCTGGGCAGACAGCAGGATCACGcttaggcaggtgggagagcatggcggattccagCCGCCATACACAGAGacgtttccaggctgtgcagtgttcTGCATAgtagatttggctgtaactcaaaaagaaagagtttatgtgcCTCACGCTCAGTCTCAAGAGTTAAAGTGCTGAATGCAGCTCCTACTTGGTGGCACCAGAGCTAGTAGAAAATGGTACATCCCCCGTTTTGAAGTTGGAAAGATGTgaagccaacatccagagcagccccCCCCCAGAGGCGCAAGCAACTGATTCAGAGTCAcaagcggctccgccatgttggactgggctgGGCAAGACCACAGTACCTGtctttgacctaggaatgtcacagcttagattcttaagtgctcaGCAATTTAAAGGCACAAATCAAAAGTGCTCCTGGACGGtaaaaaattagattcacaatagaacagtgTAGGGCCCGaactacccttgttcctggggttcatcttgaggacagtttctggtcagccagctaaaacattctgtttgttcctgtgctccctctgccccacatggtgattagctgtagggcattgttgactccatctttgatgtggtaatttcccacctgcctgggcggaaATCCTTATGCAGATATATATCTTTAGGgcttatatatgatatatatgagaAGGCAGAACAACTGTAAAGGCCAGAGGTCATGGATAACTAAAGAAAAGGCATTTTCCAGATATAACAGGACTATTGAATATATTATACTCACcaagactgtgacagcatgcacaagattTACACAAGctcaagacagagaaactcccagtgaggAGGAGTAGAGAAAGAAGGCACAATCTCATACCCCTAGCCAAGCACCTATTTAAAGTCCACAGattctgggagagggaaaaatcaGTATCCTTCAATGGAATGGAGATGTTATATCAACCACATTTCTTAGTATGCCTCATGTTCAGAAGCATATGGCCAACAAAAATCCAGATCTTTGgccttttgtgatttttttcagtcttgttttgttttcatttttgagaaacaGAGTgcatataaaaaagaaaccatgttGTTGGGTTAGTGTGGCTGAAGAGAAGTGGATAGGAAAACAGTGAGAGAggagaaaacataagaaaaatatgtattttacaaaattctaaaaaaaacaacaaaaaaccccaaccaatcaatcaaacaaacaaaaaacaagtaaatGAATCTAGCAATACTGGCTAGTAGTGTATGGTGCAGCATGCAAATGCACCATGTAGAAGAACACACAATAACCCTAAAAAACAGTGCCACACTGATTTTGAAAAAGTAGATATTACCTCAACATTATTTAGATGAAATGAGATTAAAAACAATGTAATTCCACTGTATACTACATTCTGGATGCATTAAACATCATTTCTAATGAGGAAATGGGCTAATACCTCTGCAAGTCAGTATTGTTATTTGCTTTAAATTCACCACAGGAGATGATGTTTCATTCCAACTTACCTGATTCTATGCCTTTTGCCTCCTCTATGCCTGTAATTGAGGATTCTTTGTTTGGTTCAAGACAGATGACTCGTTCTGGTTTTGATATAGGAAGGCCTGTGCATTAGAAGAGACAAATGACAATCTCCTTACATTATGTTTACTCTGGTCGGGTTTCAAACAGTTTTTTAGCCAGTGGATAAGGGACTAGAATGGAAGATCCACAAGAGACTTCCTAATTGTTACCTTTTAAGAGATGCTTTAGACTTTCAGATATtgatacatttaatttttgtatatatttactcTCCTTTAAATTACTCTGAGAAAAATTACAACTGGTGGAATCAGCTTTAACAAAGATACATATATGTGCTACTAAATGTCAGATACATGTAAAAGTACTATTGAATTGAAGGAAGGATTTTGCTAAATATCATGATAAGGTACAGTGGTTTAAAAAGATTCTATTAACAACTTCCTCAGTCTAGGATGAACAGAGCTGAGACTCAGAAAACAGACAGatataaatagaaaacatatttgaTAGAAACCATAGAATGAAGtagaaattatgaaagaaaactgttctcaccCATAGAGACCAGGTTGCTGTAATTCTCCAACATGACAACCCAGTACAAAGTCCTCTGAGCAGAGTTCAGGCATTCCCACTCCTCCTGGGAAAAGTCTATGGCCACGTCCTTGAAAGTTAAAGGATcctgaaataaaaattgtttcattCTGTGTCCTTTGGCTGAGTCTTTACTAAGTGAATGAAATTTATAATTAACTACAAAATTTGTTCTGTTATCATTAATCAATCTATATTTTCCTAAAGTTCTgatctgggagggagggagagagtatgTTTTAACTTGTCTACAAAGATCCCACGGACCCTCAGGTGATAATTTAATGGGCGTGGGTCTCTCCTCGGTAAGAAATAATCATCCACATCTTTCTCTATAGCACTTAGTATCTACATTCACCTCTATTTCAGAAAGTTTGTAAATATTTCAGATCATGCATTCTTGGAGAGAAACATAAAacaagggaagagaggggaaagcACATTGCAGCACATAGGTGACATAAATTTTAAAGGGTTAATATTGAGAAccatataaaataatcaaaacaacaaaataggcTAACTATGATGATCAGGTCCATGTTAGTCTTGTTTTTAGAAGGATGGAGGACCTGGTGACAACTCATCTCTGTTATCTTCTGTAGTCTCCTCCAGTTGGGTGTGATGGATACACAGGGTGACAGTGGCAACCTTCACTGATGTAGAAGTGATAAGGATCACAGGATATGGGCCTTTCTATGTTGGCCTCTGGCTTTGGGTAAGCATCCTCTTCACCCACATAAGGTCACCAGGATGGAAGTTGTGGGCAGTCTCAGACACAGGTAAGGGTGCAGCCTCTTGACCTGTCTGATAAACGTCCTCTGGGTCTGTGTAGGGTCTATAACAAATTGAGAAGGAAGGGGTTAGTAACTTGTTCCTTGGGAACTTCTCTATATGGGGTGTACCTCACCTTTGAGCGGGCAGAGTAGGAGGTTGACCCAATTTTTACCTGTCTAAACAGAATATTTAGTTTTACCTATGCTGAGCAGAGCATATCATAAAGTTCATAAACACTGTAGATTATACATGATGGAGAGATTGATCCTGAAGAATATATGAGGCAAACAGATGACATGCTCTGTGCAAGAGTTGATATTGGCAATCATGTGAAAAAGTGTAAAATAAGTCTTATAAAAAGTGAGGAAGTAGTGACTGCTTGAGGGTTCTGCAAATGAAGCATTCCTGTAAGAACAACCTGTCCCATCCCTGTGCATACCTTAAAACAAGCCATCTCTCATTAACCTTCTGTTTGATATTCTCAGGAAACTTCACCTCAAAATTTCACCTTCCTCATGATAATCTAGATTTGAAGGCAAACAGCAAACCCTCTTTACACCTATTACTATGACCTCACTCTGCCCTATGTCATTGCAGATGTGCTTCCTCAAAAGCtcctagagaaagaaaaagccaaggTTATTACTTTCTGTATTTAGGTAGGCAAGTGAGAGGAAGGCCTATATTGCAGACCTGTGAAGGTAACTGAAATCACCTGctatacattacacacacaggTTGGCATTTCCAATGGAGCCTGAGCACAGCTGTCAGAAGCCCTAAGGACTCTTttcctcactttctttttctctgtgatgTTTGAACAATATTGATCATTCTCTTGAGAATAACTGACAAAATTTGTGATGTAGCAACAGCTAAAACTATTTCTCAAACTGGCTGAAAGATCTAGATGTTATGTTTGATACCAAAAGGGAGCGAATAAATCCATGTCCCACAACTGTCTCCAATGAGGTACTCTGGTTTCCACATCCCAGTCTAAAATCCTATGATGCTGCAGCATGGCAGAGACACTCATAATCAGATTCTTTTACAAGTTTCCTTTTCACAATGACATTGCTTCTCTAGGATGCACTGTCAAAAGCACTAATGTAAAAAAGAGACATGAGAAACAGAAGGTGAAATTCAGACCAAAACGTGGTCTAATGCACTGCTCTAATGCCTTTGGTCGTTAAGACAGACAACTAAACTCCATCCTCAAACATCATTGTCATTGTCGGCAATTTAACgtatataaaagaatgaaaaatctcTCATATATAAGTgtgctctaaaaaacaagaatCCCTTAATTCAATTGTACCAAGAATGCACTGCACAATACTGGGAAGTGACACTGTACTCCATTTCAGACCTCACACATACTCagtttgtcttcattttcttcagatATTGGGCAGTAACTACTCAACCATTCCTTTAATATTTAAAGGGAATGCTCAAGCTTTTCTaatttcctgtttctgtcttccaCTGAGGTAAGGTGTTTCATAAAATCCAGGCTGTATTCCATGTATCTCAGGATGCAGAATACAGGTTGTATGGATCCTGCActgtgaaatttaaatttcagaGTTCACTTCAAAATTACTACAAATGACATATATCCATTGAATTTTAAGTGATCAGTAGCATACCAGTGCATAAAAAATTCCTTAAGttagaaatgaaagcagaaattGAAAACATCCCTCAAgagatttaaatataaacaactCCAACATTGTTGGCTATGGAATTCTCCAGAAGAGGCACATCcagcataa
This genomic window from Chionomys nivalis chromosome 2, mChiNiv1.1, whole genome shotgun sequence contains:
- the LOC130870392 gene encoding zinc finger protein 420-like isoform X2; translated protein: MSCHQDPLTFKDVAIDFSQEEWECLNSAQRTLYWVVMLENYSNLVSMGLPISKPERVICLEPNKESSITGIEEAKGIESALWCFHNKELFKTENKQEFVKREGSGQFESNNLRKLHVRKFWECTGDNEEHELYVDGYDLYATLTADIPNRGDRETSPSPDMAHPGSLSHSQWEPLLGKCSHQFLKHYLTLQRNVNTLGSDICGYRSECLRYFLYSMGISTTSTLCEEKRVNNTEKHIQCFQCEKCLTPNSLQLPEQLNLLCDKFCHLDQHKNASINPARLECQFTGNDSWAKYNHHVTLNDGQISNCFLENCYKNGRCMDVSCQCTLSPFHQQDQSQENLSKNKQQDEILKGSSNCPCTETRITGEFYRHECDKYSKVSVESSNIEKDNINDSRRKPCLFIESNNSFNFHLNVQNESIHTREKPQKYEVYRPEFTPPSNFTGPSRFFVGQKYKKSGKCSRSSGLRIKMLPSGEKACKFTECGKSFSQFSGLKKHYTNHTEEKRYKCKVCERTFCTGSYLQIHHRIHTGEKPYRCKECGKSFTHASSLQVHYRVHTGEKPYKCTDCGRSFTLRTHLQNHHRVHTGEKPYKCKECGKLFAKGSNLQDHQRIHTGEKPYKCTDCGKSFTLRTHLQNHHRVHTGEKPYKCKECGKSFAKGSNLRAHHRIHTGEKPYNCTDCGKSFTNSSSLRKHHRTHTGEKSYKCKECGKSFAWGAYLKTHYEIHGRKKPYKCNECGKCFAEGSALETHHRLHTGEKPFICTDCGKSYSFSSSLRRHRKTHTGEKSYKCKDCGKSFSQDSQLQTHQRIHRRLKPYKCEECIKSFTKRSYLQAHCRIHTGEKPFKCKECGKSFTRDSTLQVHHRIHTGEKPYKCTDCGKTFTQHSHLQSHYRIHTGEKPYKCKDYDKSFAVGSTLQKHQKIHS
- the LOC130870392 gene encoding zinc finger protein 420-like isoform X1, coding for MKQFLFQDPLTFKDVAIDFSQEEWECLNSAQRTLYWVVMLENYSNLVSMGLPISKPERVICLEPNKESSITGIEEAKGIESALWCFHNKELFKTENKQEFVKREGSGQFESNNLRKLHVRKFWECTGDNEEHELYVDGYDLYATLTADIPNRGDRETSPSPDMAHPGSLSHSQWEPLLGKCSHQFLKHYLTLQRNVNTLGSDICGYRSECLRYFLYSMGISTTSTLCEEKRVNNTEKHIQCFQCEKCLTPNSLQLPEQLNLLCDKFCHLDQHKNASINPARLECQFTGNDSWAKYNHHVTLNDGQISNCFLENCYKNGRCMDVSCQCTLSPFHQQDQSQENLSKNKQQDEILKGSSNCPCTETRITGEFYRHECDKYSKVSVESSNIEKDNINDSRRKPCLFIESNNSFNFHLNVQNESIHTREKPQKYEVYRPEFTPPSNFTGPSRFFVGQKYKKSGKCSRSSGLRIKMLPSGEKACKFTECGKSFSQFSGLKKHYTNHTEEKRYKCKVCERTFCTGSYLQIHHRIHTGEKPYRCKECGKSFTHASSLQVHYRVHTGEKPYKCTDCGRSFTLRTHLQNHHRVHTGEKPYKCKECGKLFAKGSNLQDHQRIHTGEKPYKCTDCGKSFTLRTHLQNHHRVHTGEKPYKCKECGKSFAKGSNLRAHHRIHTGEKPYNCTDCGKSFTNSSSLRKHHRTHTGEKSYKCKECGKSFAWGAYLKTHYEIHGRKKPYKCNECGKCFAEGSALETHHRLHTGEKPFICTDCGKSYSFSSSLRRHRKTHTGEKSYKCKDCGKSFSQDSQLQTHQRIHRRLKPYKCEECIKSFTKRSYLQAHCRIHTGEKPFKCKECGKSFTRDSTLQVHHRIHTGEKPYKCTDCGKTFTQHSHLQSHYRIHTGEKPYKCKDYDKSFAVGSTLQKHQKIHS